A part of Mycolicibacterium sp. TUM20985 genomic DNA contains:
- a CDS encoding sialate O-acetylesterase, translated as MSALKNPDGDVPRWRRVAFEAKAVLKRRLAPSGTAVTAPKSPYLVVPILGQSNAFGMGVGLDRDGEDRPDRRVHQFAMSGPSKATVILAEEPLRHEIPGYGVGFGLTFGKLLADATGRHVLLIPGARGDTAFAPKNGYTWDPGDSLTRVNLYVNAVNAIDAALNRSPGSTVAAVLWHQGESDVPLTSGALYREKLDFVIDDLRRRYGNDVPFLLGQMVPEEMELSRKDYSVIDAIHADTPNRRHRTQFVTGERDCINGGLDRHYNAIGQRAMGRAMWARYREMCPDDLAEYASE; from the coding sequence ATGAGTGCCCTTAAGAACCCCGACGGTGACGTTCCCCGCTGGCGGCGGGTGGCGTTCGAGGCCAAGGCCGTGCTGAAGCGCAGGCTGGCGCCGTCGGGTACGGCCGTGACGGCGCCGAAATCGCCGTATCTGGTGGTGCCCATCCTGGGCCAGTCGAATGCCTTCGGCATGGGCGTCGGCCTGGATCGCGACGGTGAGGATCGCCCCGATCGGCGGGTGCACCAGTTCGCCATGAGCGGTCCCAGCAAGGCCACGGTTATCCTGGCCGAAGAGCCGCTGCGGCACGAGATCCCCGGCTATGGCGTGGGGTTCGGACTGACCTTCGGCAAATTGCTCGCCGACGCCACGGGCCGCCATGTGCTGCTGATTCCCGGTGCGCGCGGTGACACGGCGTTCGCCCCCAAGAACGGGTACACGTGGGACCCCGGGGACTCCCTGACCAGGGTCAACCTCTACGTCAACGCCGTGAACGCGATCGACGCCGCGCTCAATCGCTCGCCGGGGAGCACGGTCGCCGCCGTGCTGTGGCATCAGGGCGAAAGTGACGTTCCACTGACGTCGGGGGCGCTTTATCGAGAAAAGCTCGATTTCGTCATCGACGATCTCCGGCGGCGCTATGGAAACGACGTTCCATTTCTCCTCGGACAAATGGTGCCCGAGGAGATGGAGCTGAGCCGCAAGGACTATTCGGTGATCGATGCCATTCATGCGGATACGCCCAATCGGAGACACCGCACGCAATTCGTGACGGGTGAGCGGGATTGCATCAATGGCGGACTCGATCGGCACTACAACGCCATTGGCCAGCGTGCGATGGGACGGGCGATGTGGGCCCGGTACCGCGAGATGTGCCCCGACGATCTGGCGGAGTATGCGTCCGAGTAG
- a CDS encoding glycosyltransferase, which produces MTTLGDYRLVFVGPAKGVTAVGDYAEDFVNGVRPYFGNVVEVRTGGPGDHTLADLRRLRRDVAAHVAHGQRHRVLVHAELSTGALAPFWSTAGVKGAPVTGTVHDPPQGVWMPARTTFVARSRLLNHGIHYPLRPLSRAIEGRVYDGRLLFALTETGRRSIEETYPATRTAYIPHLVRDRPVIRPAQDRPRAVGFFGHVYRGKGFEQIVKIRAALPADVAIRVAGRGTEDLPGIEGVEILGAVDGPAEDAFFESVRAIVVPYGKRHFYAESFAASGVVAHSMAYRTPVVTTDWGSLAELDEEVGAAVVSTTGLDGDAVATALARTITAVVDDEARLTELGRRADEARQARSCASTAAAFAAQWSALLGLEADPVTRAKGNVT; this is translated from the coding sequence ATGACGACACTGGGGGACTACCGCCTGGTCTTCGTCGGACCGGCGAAGGGCGTGACCGCCGTCGGGGACTACGCAGAGGACTTCGTCAACGGCGTCAGGCCGTACTTCGGGAACGTCGTGGAGGTGCGCACCGGCGGACCGGGTGACCACACGCTCGCCGACCTCCGACGCCTGCGGCGAGACGTCGCCGCGCACGTCGCGCACGGCCAACGCCACCGGGTGCTGGTGCACGCCGAGCTGTCGACCGGCGCGCTGGCGCCCTTCTGGTCCACGGCGGGCGTCAAGGGCGCCCCGGTGACGGGCACCGTGCACGACCCTCCGCAGGGCGTCTGGATGCCTGCCCGCACCACGTTCGTCGCCCGGTCGCGCCTGCTCAACCACGGCATTCACTACCCGCTACGCCCCCTCAGCCGGGCGATCGAGGGCCGGGTCTACGACGGTCGCTTGCTGTTCGCGCTCACCGAGACCGGGCGTCGGTCGATCGAGGAGACCTACCCGGCGACGCGTACCGCGTACATCCCGCACCTGGTCCGTGACCGCCCGGTGATTCGTCCGGCGCAGGACCGTCCACGCGCCGTCGGCTTCTTCGGGCACGTCTACCGCGGCAAGGGCTTCGAGCAAATCGTCAAGATCAGGGCCGCCCTGCCCGCCGACGTCGCCATCCGCGTCGCGGGCCGGGGCACCGAGGATCTCCCGGGCATCGAGGGTGTCGAAATCCTGGGCGCCGTCGACGGGCCGGCCGAGGACGCCTTCTTCGAGTCGGTCCGCGCCATCGTCGTCCCGTACGGCAAACGGCACTTCTACGCCGAGAGCTTCGCGGCGTCCGGCGTGGTGGCGCACTCGATGGCCTACCGCACCCCTGTGGTGACCACCGACTGGGGTTCGCTGGCCGAACTCGACGAGGAGGTCGGCGCCGCTGTGGTGTCGACCACGGGGCTCGACGGTGACGCGGTGGCCACCGCGCTGGCGCGGACCATCACCGCGGTGGTCGATGACGAGGCGCGGTTGACCGAACTCGGGCGGCGCGCCGACGAGGCGCGCCAGGCCCGGTCCTGTGCCAGCACCGCCGCGGCGTTCGCGGCGCAGTGGTCGGCGCTGCTCGGTCTCGAAGCCGATCCCGTGACCAGAGCCAAGGGGAACGTGACCTGA
- a CDS encoding polysaccharide biosynthesis protein, with product MYGSRGLGLLLTLAIIARLGIADYGLYALAFSFATIIGPPLDNPWAVRAIRESEDQFNRERSSRYLVGMALVVAGLAVLPFNYFLWFGLVMAGGEIAFNSLKGRAVRDGHPDLVWRYDAMRQTTSALLVCAYLFGVDQPSLRGASLLYCAPYVAILILAGLAVRGHRPGMPGSLRQMGYLTAEMGLGTAVYLQGDVLLLGFLTDSTVVGYYNITLMAATALAAIGQSFAMTYHEPLRKSGGTLESGPKIRTTLTISAVVGALVLITGVVMLFTTAPAPMAQAMIIMAGFCFLRTVICVFQVVLYAQRRDRLRLGASIALLPVKFALLTILVKLGLGAVAAAIATTASDALLLAIFAVALYGRRRR from the coding sequence ATGTATGGCAGCCGAGGTCTCGGACTGCTGCTGACACTGGCAATCATCGCCCGCCTCGGCATCGCCGACTACGGGCTCTACGCCCTCGCCTTCTCGTTCGCGACGATCATTGGCCCGCCGCTGGACAATCCATGGGCCGTTCGCGCGATCCGCGAGTCCGAGGACCAGTTCAACAGGGAGCGGTCTAGCCGCTATCTGGTGGGGATGGCCCTCGTCGTCGCCGGGCTCGCCGTTCTGCCGTTCAACTACTTCCTGTGGTTTGGGCTCGTCATGGCCGGTGGTGAGATTGCGTTCAACAGCCTCAAGGGCCGTGCGGTACGGGACGGGCATCCCGACTTGGTCTGGCGCTACGACGCAATGCGGCAGACGACCAGCGCCCTCCTGGTGTGCGCCTACCTCTTCGGGGTCGATCAGCCCTCGCTGAGGGGGGCCAGCCTGCTGTACTGCGCGCCCTACGTGGCGATCCTGATTCTGGCCGGCCTCGCGGTGCGCGGACACCGGCCCGGTATGCCCGGCTCGCTGCGCCAGATGGGGTACCTCACCGCTGAGATGGGTCTCGGCACGGCGGTCTACCTCCAGGGCGACGTCCTACTCCTGGGCTTCCTGACCGACAGTACGGTGGTCGGCTACTACAACATCACCCTCATGGCCGCGACGGCGCTCGCCGCGATCGGACAGTCGTTCGCGATGACGTATCACGAACCGCTGCGCAAGAGCGGTGGCACGCTCGAGTCGGGGCCGAAGATCCGCACGACGCTGACCATCTCGGCGGTGGTGGGCGCGCTGGTGCTGATCACCGGCGTCGTCATGCTGTTCACCACGGCGCCCGCCCCGATGGCCCAGGCCATGATCATCATGGCCGGGTTCTGCTTCCTGCGCACCGTCATCTGCGTGTTCCAGGTCGTGCTGTACGCCCAGCGGCGGGACCGCCTCCGACTGGGTGCCTCGATTGCCTTGTTGCCCGTCAAGTTCGCTTTGCTGACCATCCTGGTGAAACTCGGGCTCGGCGCCGTGGCCGCAGCGATCGCCACCACGGCCTCCGACGCCCTGCTGTTGGCAATCTTCGCCGTCGCCCTGTACGGCAGGAGGCGACGATGA
- a CDS encoding lipase family protein, with translation MRHKPWLAAVIAVVVLVGGAAVAVTLPLGARVAHRMVEVFRGDPPPEAPVPIETADLGGTGPGTLVSATTMPAIQARVPGRQLQSARVVYRSTNGDTGKETVVSGAVFTPVGQPPPGGWPIISFGHGTTGIDEECGPSVSDSLLGLTGPMFALVKLGYAVALADYQGLGQPGVHPYTDAKTAGLNMIDAVRALRHTFGNTSTRWLALGGSQGGGASWAADEQAATYSPELELVGAVADSPAADVTRIVDKAQARTLTDDQRPAFLAIVESLARLHPDLDRDDYRRGAAARYWDVTLSCAGNDAHLRDDALTQVTADDIRPESPVAADRLRALVARWALPQRRLSAPLSVAYGGADTYIDATWTTDAIARACALGGNVEWDLQPDKGHGDVEVAYQLAWISDRFAGKPAANECP, from the coding sequence ATGAGGCACAAGCCCTGGCTGGCGGCGGTGATCGCCGTGGTGGTGCTGGTGGGCGGGGCAGCCGTGGCGGTGACCCTTCCGCTGGGGGCGCGGGTGGCGCATCGGATGGTCGAGGTCTTCCGCGGTGACCCGCCGCCCGAGGCCCCCGTGCCGATCGAAACGGCTGATCTCGGCGGCACGGGCCCGGGGACACTGGTCAGCGCGACGACGATGCCGGCCATTCAGGCGAGGGTCCCCGGTCGGCAACTGCAGTCGGCGCGCGTGGTGTACCGATCGACCAACGGTGACACCGGCAAGGAGACGGTGGTGTCCGGTGCCGTCTTCACACCCGTCGGCCAACCCCCACCCGGCGGCTGGCCGATCATCTCCTTCGGTCACGGCACGACCGGTATCGACGAGGAATGCGGGCCTTCGGTCTCCGACTCGCTGCTGGGCCTCACCGGGCCGATGTTCGCGTTGGTCAAGCTGGGCTACGCGGTGGCGCTGGCGGACTATCAGGGGCTGGGCCAGCCGGGCGTCCATCCCTATACCGACGCCAAGACCGCCGGGCTGAACATGATCGACGCCGTCAGGGCGCTGCGGCACACGTTCGGCAACACGTCGACGCGGTGGCTCGCGCTCGGTGGATCACAGGGTGGCGGTGCCTCATGGGCAGCCGACGAGCAAGCTGCGACGTATAGCCCGGAGTTGGAACTCGTTGGGGCGGTGGCAGATTCGCCCGCGGCCGATGTCACCCGGATCGTCGACAAGGCGCAGGCTCGCACGCTCACCGATGATCAGCGGCCGGCGTTCCTCGCGATCGTCGAGTCGTTGGCCCGCCTCCACCCCGACCTCGACCGCGATGACTACCGTCGCGGGGCCGCCGCGCGCTACTGGGACGTGACGCTGTCCTGCGCAGGCAACGACGCCCACCTCAGGGACGATGCGCTCACGCAGGTGACCGCTGACGACATTCGCCCCGAGTCACCCGTTGCCGCCGACCGGTTGCGTGCATTGGTGGCCAGGTGGGCGCTGCCCCAGCGGCGGCTGTCCGCGCCGCTGTCGGTGGCCTACGGCGGCGCGGACACCTACATCGATGCGACGTGGACGACCGACGCGATCGCCCGGGCGTGCGCACTCGGCGGGAACGTCGAATGGGACCTGCAACCTGACAAGGGGCACGGAGACGTCGAGGTCGCCTACCAACTCGCGTGGATCTCCGATCGATTCGCGGGCAAGCCGGCGGCCAATGAGTGCCCTTAA
- a CDS encoding acyltransferase family protein: MSVVVAHVTGHSSPKTAASTEIGLVGLSLIFFYVLSGFLLFLPYVRALAGERSTETMPSTKNFVLHRVARILPGYLVIFLLVNFVLQAAYVDNPVHQPLGTEDGTGMITDWRQLLANLTLVQTYLPQYIQTGLNPSWSLTLEYAFYAVLPLLAMALFLMRRRTDIRPLRIAVIGASALAAVALIGRGFIPMVNAATGVTDPTLLEWGDHWAAVFSRSLLTNADNFAAGMLAAVLVVAIENRLIGEALSRRVRLLGAVALLPVMMLCALLMATRSPYGSSALGVICALLILVIVAPLARGQDSAIARWLDVAPVLHVGKLSLSIYLWHFPVMLVLGRWGVLAGDTLLGMSYNVAVVLAATMLVSTATYYLIEQPAMNMARRYRRRWA, translated from the coding sequence GTGAGCGTGGTCGTCGCCCACGTCACCGGGCACAGCTCGCCCAAGACGGCGGCGTCGACCGAGATCGGTCTGGTGGGTCTGTCGCTGATCTTCTTCTACGTGCTCAGCGGCTTCCTGCTGTTCCTGCCTTACGTACGGGCGTTGGCCGGGGAGCGGTCGACGGAAACCATGCCCAGCACCAAGAACTTCGTCCTCCACCGTGTCGCGCGCATCCTCCCCGGCTACCTCGTCATCTTCCTTCTGGTCAACTTCGTCCTGCAGGCCGCCTACGTCGACAACCCGGTGCACCAGCCGCTCGGGACGGAGGACGGCACCGGGATGATCACGGACTGGCGACAGCTGCTGGCCAATCTGACCCTGGTCCAGACCTACCTCCCGCAGTACATCCAGACCGGTCTGAACCCATCGTGGTCGTTGACGCTGGAATATGCGTTCTACGCCGTGTTGCCGTTGCTCGCCATGGCACTGTTCCTGATGAGACGACGCACCGACATCCGACCACTGCGCATCGCGGTCATCGGCGCCTCCGCGCTCGCGGCAGTTGCTCTAATCGGCCGCGGGTTCATCCCCATGGTGAACGCGGCGACCGGCGTCACCGACCCGACGCTGCTGGAATGGGGCGACCACTGGGCCGCGGTCTTCTCGCGCAGTTTGCTGACCAATGCGGATAACTTCGCGGCCGGAATGCTGGCCGCCGTCCTCGTCGTGGCGATCGAGAACCGGCTCATCGGAGAGGCCCTCAGTAGGCGGGTTCGGCTCCTCGGCGCGGTCGCGCTGCTGCCCGTGATGATGCTGTGCGCGCTGCTGATGGCGACGCGTTCCCCGTACGGCAGCAGCGCCCTCGGGGTGATCTGCGCGCTGCTGATCCTCGTCATCGTCGCTCCGCTGGCGCGCGGGCAGGATTCGGCGATCGCCCGGTGGCTCGATGTCGCGCCCGTGCTCCACGTCGGCAAGCTGTCGCTGTCGATCTACCTCTGGCACTTCCCCGTGATGCTCGTGCTGGGCAGGTGGGGCGTGCTCGCCGGCGATACGCTGCTGGGGATGTCGTACAACGTCGCCGTCGTGCTCGCGGCCACCATGCTGGTGTCCACGGCCACCTATTACCTCATCGAGCAGCCAGCCATGAACATGGCGCGGAGATACCGGCGTCGCTGGGCATGA
- a CDS encoding glycosyltransferase encodes MTSVVFLLSKDPVLEHGGDVALSRLFIELAAASFDVSVICYSAETGSVTADFVPGGVQVTRVRKPAVRPLSLLAGAARSRRSLVHVRFDGDDLAAAIERADADVFVAEHSYMAESFLRSSRFGNRSLVVNTHVSEALVWGASRGLLGRAEASRLRRDELRVALAADAVGTFDADEAEQYRRRGVNGARWFALTLPPAEQVDIADTPPRLVLMGTRDWPPNQEAFLHALALWPRISAGVPDAELCIIGAKKPNAAEPEYPSGVRDLGFVDDLHEFLGTCRAMIAPIMTGGGVRVKILDAARIGLPVVGTEAAVGSLGELFGLDVFDDDDAFIAECRRMLTDRAAAVSAGRTIFQANQEYWRENRVATAVESLVLAQRPGSRLP; translated from the coding sequence ATGACGTCGGTCGTCTTCCTGCTCTCCAAGGATCCGGTCCTCGAGCACGGCGGTGACGTCGCGCTGTCACGCCTGTTCATCGAGTTGGCCGCGGCGAGCTTCGACGTGTCGGTGATCTGCTACTCGGCCGAAACCGGTTCCGTGACGGCCGACTTCGTTCCTGGCGGTGTCCAGGTGACGCGGGTTCGGAAACCGGCGGTCCGGCCGCTGAGCCTGCTCGCGGGAGCCGCGCGGTCGCGCCGCAGTCTGGTGCACGTCCGATTCGACGGTGACGACCTGGCCGCGGCGATCGAGCGGGCCGACGCCGACGTGTTCGTCGCCGAGCACAGCTACATGGCCGAATCATTCTTGCGCAGTTCGCGTTTCGGCAACCGGTCGCTGGTGGTCAACACGCACGTCAGCGAGGCCCTGGTGTGGGGCGCCAGCCGGGGCCTGTTGGGACGCGCGGAGGCGTCCCGGTTGCGGCGCGACGAGCTGCGGGTGGCCCTGGCCGCGGACGCGGTCGGGACGTTCGACGCCGACGAAGCCGAGCAGTACCGTCGGCGGGGAGTCAACGGTGCCCGTTGGTTCGCGTTGACCCTGCCCCCGGCCGAACAGGTCGACATCGCCGACACGCCGCCACGGCTTGTCCTGATGGGGACCAGGGACTGGCCACCCAACCAGGAGGCATTCCTGCACGCGTTGGCGTTGTGGCCGCGCATCTCGGCTGGCGTGCCCGACGCCGAACTGTGCATCATCGGTGCGAAGAAGCCGAACGCTGCCGAGCCCGAATATCCCTCAGGGGTAAGGGATCTGGGCTTCGTCGATGATCTGCACGAGTTCCTGGGAACCTGCCGCGCGATGATCGCGCCCATCATGACCGGTGGTGGCGTCCGCGTGAAGATCCTCGACGCCGCGCGGATCGGACTGCCCGTGGTCGGCACCGAGGCGGCGGTGGGGTCGCTCGGCGAACTCTTCGGACTGGACGTCTTCGACGATGACGACGCGTTCATCGCCGAGTGCCGCCGGATGCTCACCGACCGGGCGGCCGCGGTCAGCGCGGGGCGAACAATTTTCCAGGCAAACCAAGAATACTGGCGAGAAAATAGAGTAGCGACAGCAGTGGAGTCGCTAGTCCTGGCGCAGCGCCCGGGTAGCCGCCTCCCGTAA
- a CDS encoding lipase family protein codes for MTRGRVLVGVFVVLAMMSSGCADRATGPVGSPPEAGTALPADLSGSGPGTVLSANSMPTLDRRVSGVTSVAAKIVYTSTSGVTNEPTEVTGTVFAPKGKPPEGGWPIIAYGHPTTGVLADCAPSSSPTLLNSSSVVRDFVDAGYVVAMSDYQGLGDDKTYHPYLDATTVGFNLIDSVRAARKVVADTSNEWAAFGVSQGGQAAWAANELGGEYGSGLKLVGSASVSPALDITGFADDAANRRLSKDQEPIYQALLAALKHEDPDLNLDDYRRGIVAEQWDALLQCDFEKADERAQIVDQITPDDLVPASDAATNALRERLRKSSLPRRPLVAPALVIYGGQDVLLPPAWTDAALQRACEIGDIIRIYLQPDRGHSDVDVAPVMGWIADRFKGDPPPDSCQSFITPPPPPPAPQEAQAPAGDGE; via the coding sequence ATGACCCGAGGCCGCGTACTGGTCGGCGTGTTCGTCGTCCTAGCCATGATGTCGTCGGGATGTGCCGATCGAGCCACCGGGCCGGTCGGATCCCCTCCGGAGGCGGGAACGGCGCTTCCCGCGGACCTCAGCGGCTCCGGGCCAGGGACGGTTTTGTCGGCAAACAGCATGCCGACCCTCGACCGGCGGGTGAGCGGTGTGACATCGGTGGCGGCGAAGATCGTCTATACGTCCACGTCCGGGGTGACCAACGAACCGACAGAAGTCACAGGCACCGTCTTCGCTCCCAAGGGCAAGCCGCCCGAAGGTGGCTGGCCGATCATCGCCTACGGCCATCCCACCACCGGGGTGCTTGCGGATTGCGCGCCGTCGTCTTCGCCGACGCTGTTGAACAGTTCGTCGGTGGTACGCGACTTCGTCGACGCGGGCTACGTGGTCGCGATGTCGGACTATCAGGGGCTGGGTGACGACAAGACCTATCACCCCTACCTGGATGCCACCACCGTCGGCTTCAATCTCATCGACTCGGTCCGCGCCGCGCGCAAGGTCGTCGCCGACACGTCGAACGAATGGGCCGCGTTCGGGGTGTCACAAGGAGGGCAGGCGGCGTGGGCCGCCAACGAATTGGGCGGGGAGTACGGCTCCGGCCTAAAGCTGGTCGGTTCCGCCTCGGTGTCACCGGCGCTCGACATCACCGGGTTCGCCGACGACGCGGCGAACCGCCGACTGTCCAAGGACCAGGAGCCCATCTACCAGGCTCTGCTCGCGGCCCTGAAGCACGAGGACCCGGACCTGAACCTCGACGACTACCGCCGCGGAATCGTCGCTGAGCAGTGGGATGCATTGCTGCAGTGCGACTTCGAGAAAGCCGACGAGCGTGCGCAAATCGTCGATCAGATCACCCCGGATGATCTGGTGCCCGCCAGCGACGCCGCCACGAACGCGTTGCGGGAGCGGCTGCGCAAGTCGAGCCTGCCGCGTCGGCCCCTGGTCGCGCCCGCGTTGGTCATCTACGGCGGACAGGACGTCCTCCTCCCCCCGGCCTGGACCGACGCCGCACTGCAGCGCGCCTGCGAGATCGGCGACATCATCCGCATCTACCTGCAGCCCGACCGCGGGCATTCGGACGTCGACGTCGCGCCGGTGATGGGATGGATCGCCGACCGGTTCAAGGGCGACCCCCCGCCCGACAGCTGTCAATCGTTCATCACACCGCCACCGCCGCCGCCCGCACCGCAGGAGGCGCAGGCGCCGGCCGGAGACGGTGAGTGA
- a CDS encoding beta-galactosidase, producing the protein MTTTALAVVVGVVCTTAISSDLLRAKPREVTAIASATIDPSATTTAIADSDVYGLAQPDVDRTMDAIKATGVRSVRLLIPWAAVEPTQNKLDWSTVDKTINSAASRGLAVVGTVNSTPAWSVAPGGAALSGRPASPAVYGDFVAKVVTRYIGKISAIEVWNEPNAVTFYSPKPDPAGYVDLLKASYPRIKAVDPSVVVLGGSMGAVVDYGDYAINPVRFLSAMYAAGAKNYFDALAFHPYQYTLKFSDGMTVANSPLYQLMQLRQIMIGSGDQAKKIWATE; encoded by the coding sequence TTGACCACGACGGCCCTGGCCGTCGTGGTCGGCGTCGTGTGCACGACCGCGATCAGTTCGGACCTGCTGCGGGCGAAACCGCGTGAGGTCACGGCAATAGCGTCGGCGACGATCGACCCGTCCGCGACCACCACGGCCATCGCCGACTCCGATGTGTACGGATTGGCGCAGCCCGACGTCGACCGGACGATGGACGCCATCAAGGCGACCGGAGTGCGCTCGGTCAGATTGCTGATTCCCTGGGCCGCCGTGGAGCCCACGCAGAACAAACTGGACTGGAGCACGGTCGACAAGACGATCAACTCGGCTGCGTCCCGCGGTCTGGCGGTCGTCGGCACGGTGAACTCCACGCCGGCGTGGTCGGTCGCCCCTGGCGGGGCGGCGCTGAGCGGACGACCGGCTTCCCCGGCCGTCTACGGCGACTTCGTGGCGAAGGTGGTGACCCGCTACATCGGCAAGATCAGCGCAATCGAAGTGTGGAACGAGCCCAACGCCGTCACCTTCTACTCGCCGAAGCCGGATCCGGCGGGTTACGTCGATCTATTGAAGGCCAGCTATCCGAGGATCAAGGCGGTCGATCCCTCGGTCGTGGTGCTCGGCGGGTCCATGGGCGCGGTCGTCGACTACGGCGACTACGCCATCAACCCGGTGCGGTTCCTGTCCGCGATGTACGCCGCGGGCGCGAAGAACTACTTCGACGCGCTGGCGTTCCACCCGTACCAGTACACCTTGAAGTTCTCCGACGGCATGACCGTCGCCAACTCACCGCTGTACCAGCTGATGCAGCTGCGCCAGATCATGATCGGCAGCGGTGACCAGGCGAAGAAGATCTGGGCGACCGAGTAA
- a CDS encoding LGFP repeat-containing protein, which translates to MLTKWQEMPYAGPMFIYTTRDRTTGSFAADDTFGMYRRDWTAKPVRQTIQSGATGQIPKSAEYQRFATVTDPALGTVLSPVFRATAQNWAQIRTVGTIYETPAGFLTSPNPVADRARCYGAVPKTAFAQGYQDFEHPYGLRIWYSPATGAHPVGGGIANAWKPDLGLAVTDEIPGFGSSRVDFEHGTITYTAFRGATVTYGEHAPVNATPPSCVQGPTAVTGGGYPGAAPGLATPLLSLLYFLASILGLPGKLFAPR; encoded by the coding sequence ATGCTGACCAAATGGCAGGAAATGCCCTATGCCGGACCGATGTTCATCTACACCACCCGCGACCGTACGACCGGCAGTTTCGCCGCGGACGACACGTTCGGCATGTACCGGAGGGACTGGACGGCCAAGCCGGTCCGGCAGACGATCCAGTCAGGCGCGACCGGTCAGATCCCAAAATCGGCGGAGTACCAACGGTTCGCCACGGTCACGGATCCCGCACTCGGCACGGTGCTGAGCCCCGTCTTCCGAGCGACCGCCCAAAACTGGGCACAGATCCGAACGGTCGGCACCATCTACGAGACGCCGGCGGGCTTCCTCACCTCACCCAACCCCGTCGCCGACCGGGCCCGCTGCTACGGGGCGGTGCCCAAAACCGCGTTCGCACAGGGGTACCAGGACTTCGAGCATCCCTACGGCCTGCGCATCTGGTACTCCCCCGCTACCGGCGCGCATCCGGTGGGCGGCGGCATCGCCAATGCCTGGAAGCCCGACCTGGGGCTGGCGGTCACCGACGAGATCCCCGGCTTCGGCAGCAGCCGGGTGGACTTCGAGCACGGCACCATCACGTACACGGCGTTCCGCGGCGCGACCGTGACGTACGGCGAGCATGCGCCGGTGAATGCGACCCCGCCGTCGTGCGTCCAAGGCCCCACCGCCGTTACGGGAGGCGGCTACCCGGGCGCTGCGCCAGGACTAGCGACTCCACTGCTGTCGCTACTCTATTTTCTCGCCAGTATTCTTGGTTTGCCTGGAAAATTGTTCGCCCCGCGCTGA
- a CDS encoding YdcF family protein translates to MRPSRRILAVLEAVVLIVVIVLVDVGVSGYYVFANAKVDPLQRADAIIVLGGEHDGREDYGLHLAREGWAPTVVLSDPYWDGDPVMRRVCRAGGDVEVMCLRPDPLTTRGEAAMMRSLAAGRSWERIIVVSWRYHLPRARLVFRQCFSGRPDAVIMTDVPRRYRYSLLGWEFVFTYQWAGLAKAVVQGECP, encoded by the coding sequence ATGCGTCCGAGTAGACGAATCCTGGCGGTGCTCGAAGCAGTCGTTCTCATCGTGGTCATCGTGCTCGTGGACGTCGGCGTCAGCGGGTACTACGTATTCGCCAACGCCAAGGTCGACCCGTTGCAACGTGCCGACGCCATCATCGTGCTCGGCGGTGAGCACGACGGCCGCGAGGACTACGGCCTCCACCTCGCGCGCGAGGGCTGGGCGCCCACGGTGGTGCTGTCCGATCCGTACTGGGATGGGGACCCCGTGATGAGGCGCGTGTGCCGCGCGGGCGGCGACGTGGAGGTCATGTGTCTGCGACCCGACCCGTTGACCACCCGCGGCGAGGCCGCCATGATGCGGAGCCTGGCGGCCGGACGGTCGTGGGAGAGGATCATCGTCGTCAGCTGGCGTTATCACTTGCCACGGGCTCGACTGGTCTTCCGGCAGTGTTTCTCGGGCCGGCCGGACGCGGTAATCATGACCGATGTCCCGCGGCGCTATCGCTATTCGCTCCTGGGATGGGAGTTCGTCTTCACTTACCAATGGGCCGGACTCGCGAAAGCCGTCGTACAGGGCGAATGTCCTTGA